A portion of the Bubalus kerabau isolate K-KA32 ecotype Philippines breed swamp buffalo chromosome 1, PCC_UOA_SB_1v2, whole genome shotgun sequence genome contains these proteins:
- the LOC129633752 gene encoding protocadherin alpha-5-like isoform X1, translating into MVYSQRKSPGSQRLLLSLMLLVAWESGSGQVHYSVPEEAKHGTFVGRIAQDLGLELVELVPRLFRIASKGRRDLLEVNLQNGILFVNSRIDREELCGRRAECSIHLEVIVDRPLQVFHVEVEVKDINDNPPRFLRQEQTLFILESRRADSRFPLEGASDMDIGRNAELRYKLQANEYFDLDVKTNEEETNFLELVLKKPVDREETQEHRLLLIAIDGGKPELTGTVQLLIYVLDANDNAPEFDKSVYNVRLLENAPNGTLVIKLNASDADEGINKEIMYLFNNLVLDNVKSKFAINSNSGEITVTGKLDYEDCNLYEINIDAVDKSSFPLTGHCKVIVKLLDENDNIPEMVITSLSLPVQEDAPLGTVIALISLSDLDSGANGQVTCSVTPDVPFKLVSTFKNYYSLVLDSDLDRERLANYDVVLTARDGGSPALSTTTSVSVEVADVNDNAPAFTQPEYTVFVKENNPPGCHIFTVSARDADAQENALVSYSLVERRVGERALSSYVSVHAESGKVYALQPLDHEELELLQFQVSARDAGVPPLGSNVTLQVFVLDENDNAPALLPPGSGRGPSALSQVVSRSVGAGHVVAKVRAVDADSGYNAWLSYELQPVGGGASSPFRVGLYTGEISTTRALDEADTPRQRLLVLVKDHGEPALTATATVLLSLEDSGQAPMASSRALYGAAGAETALVDVNVYLIIAICAVSSLLVLTLLLYTALRCSAPPSEGACGLGKPRLLCSNAVESWSYSQERRQRVCSGEGPPKTDLMAFSPSLPQGPISTDTVSLKNLIEIFRYVLLLLLLSRFSRVRLCATP; encoded by the coding sequence ATGGTATATTCTCAGAGAAAAAGTCCAGGATCTCAGCGTCTGCTGCTATCGCTTATGCTTCTCGTAGCCTGGGAGTCGGGGAGCGGCCAGGTCCACTACTCGGTTCCCGAGGAGGCCAAACACGGCACCTTCGTGGGCCGCATCGCCCAGGACCTGGGACTGGAGCTGGTAGAGCTGGTGCCTCGCCTCTTCCGGATTGCATCCAAAGGCCGCAGAGACCTTCTGGAGGTAAATCTGCAGAATGGCATTTTGTTTGTGAATTCTCGGATCGACCGGGAGGAGCTGTGCGGGCGGAGAGCGGAATGCAGCATCCACCTGGAGGTGATCGTGGACCGGCCGCTGCAGGTGTTCCATGTGGAGGTGGAGGTGAAGGACATTAACGACAACCCGCCAAGGTTCTTGCGACAAGAACAAACACTATTTATACTAGAGTCAAGAAGAGCGGATTCCCGGTTTCCGCTAGAGGGCGCGTCTGATATGGATATCGGAAGAAACGCAGAATTGAGATACAAGTTACAAGCAAATGAGTATTTTGACTTGGATGTTAAAACAAACGAAGAGGAAACAAACTTTTTAGAACTAGTTTTGAAGAAACCAGTAGATAGGGAAGAAACACAAGAACATCGTTTATTGCTGATTGCAATTGATGGAGGAAAACCTGAACTAACAGGTACAGTTCAGTTATTGATCTATGTTTTGGATGCGAATGATAATGCTCCAGAATTTGATAAATCAGTTTATAATGTCAGATTACTGGAAAATGCACCGAATGGGACACTAGTTATAAAACTGAACGCCTCAGATGCAGATGAGGGTATTAATAAGGAAATAATGTATCTCTTTAACAACCTTGTTCTTGACAATGTAAAATCTAAATTTGCGATCAATTCTAATAGTGGGGAAATAACAGTTACAGGAAAACTGGATTACGAAGACTgtaatttatatgaaattaatATTGATGCTGTTGATAAAAGTTCATTCCCATTAACTGGACACTGCAAAGTAatagtgaaattgctggatgaAAATGATAATATCCCAGAGATGGTCATAACCTCCCTATCTCTGCCTGTGCAAGAGGACGCTCCACTGGGCACCGTCATTGCCCTGATCAGTCTATCAGACCTCGACTCTGGTGCCAACGGACAGGTCACCTGCTCTGTGACGCCTGATGTTCCTTTTAAGCTGGTGTCCACTTTCAAAAATTACTATTCATTGGTGCTGGACAGCGACTTGGATCGTGAGCGCCTGGCGAACTATGATGTGGTGCTGACTGCGAGAGATGGGGGCTCGCCTGCCTTGTCCACCACGACCAGCGTGTCCGTGGAGGTAGCCGACGTGAACGACAATGCACCCGCGTTCACGCAGCCAGAGTACACCGTATTCGTGAAGGAGAACAACCCGCCAGGCTGCCACATCTTCACCGTGTCGGCGCGAGACGCCGACGCGCAGGAGAACGCGCTGGTGTCCTACTCACTGGTGGAGCGACGCGTGGGCGAGCGCGCGCTGTCGAGCTACGTGTCGGTGCACGCGGAGAGCGGCAAGGTGTACGCGCTGCAGCCGCTAGACCACGAGGAGCTGGAGCTGCTGCAGTTCCAGGTGAGCGCGCGCGACGCGGGCGTGCCGCCCCTGGGCAGCAACGTGACGCTGCAGGTGTTCGTGCTGGACGAGAACGACAACGCGCCCGCGCTGCTGCCGCCCGGGTCAGGCAGAGGACCCAGCGCGCTGAGCCAGGTGGTGTCGAGGTCCGTGGGCGCGGGCCACGTGGTGGCGAAGGTGCGCGCGGTGGACGCGGATTCGGGCTACAACGCGTGGCTGTCGTACGAGCTGCAGCCGGTGGGGGGTGGCGCAAGTAGCCCGTTCCGCGTGGGGCTATACACTGGCGAGATCAGCACGACGCGCGCCCTAGACGAGGCGGACACGCCGCGCCAGCGCCTGCTGGTGCTGGTGAAGGACCACGGCGAGCCGGCGCTGACGGCCACGGCCACCGTGCTGCTATCGCTGGAGGACAGCGGCCAGGCGCCCATGGCCTCTTCGCGGGCGTTGTATGGTGCAGCTGGCGCAGAGACGGCGTTAGTGGATGTGAACGTGTATCTGATCATCGCCATCTGCGCGGTATCCAGCCTGTTGGTGCTCACGCTACTGCTGTACACGGCGCTGCGGTGCTCGGCGCCGCCTAGCGAGGGCGCGTGTGGACTCGGGAAGCCCAGGCTGCTGTGCTCCAACGCAGTGGAGAGCTGGTCTTACTCTCAGGAGAGGCGACAGAGGGTGTGCTCTGGGGAGGGGCCGCCCAAGACCGACCTTATGGCCTTCAGTCCTAGCCTGCCTCAGGGTCCCATCTCTACGGACACAGTGAGTCTCAAAAACCTTATAGAAATTTTTcgttatgtgctgctgctgctactgctaagtcgcttcagtcgtgtccgactctgtgcgaccccatag
- the LOC129633752 gene encoding protocadherin alpha-5-like isoform X2 — protein sequence MLLVAWESGSGQVHYSVPEEAKHGTFVGRIAQDLGLELVELVPRLFRIASKGRRDLLEVNLQNGILFVNSRIDREELCGRRAECSIHLEVIVDRPLQVFHVEVEVKDINDNPPRFLRQEQTLFILESRRADSRFPLEGASDMDIGRNAELRYKLQANEYFDLDVKTNEEETNFLELVLKKPVDREETQEHRLLLIAIDGGKPELTGTVQLLIYVLDANDNAPEFDKSVYNVRLLENAPNGTLVIKLNASDADEGINKEIMYLFNNLVLDNVKSKFAINSNSGEITVTGKLDYEDCNLYEINIDAVDKSSFPLTGHCKVIVKLLDENDNIPEMVITSLSLPVQEDAPLGTVIALISLSDLDSGANGQVTCSVTPDVPFKLVSTFKNYYSLVLDSDLDRERLANYDVVLTARDGGSPALSTTTSVSVEVADVNDNAPAFTQPEYTVFVKENNPPGCHIFTVSARDADAQENALVSYSLVERRVGERALSSYVSVHAESGKVYALQPLDHEELELLQFQVSARDAGVPPLGSNVTLQVFVLDENDNAPALLPPGSGRGPSALSQVVSRSVGAGHVVAKVRAVDADSGYNAWLSYELQPVGGGASSPFRVGLYTGEISTTRALDEADTPRQRLLVLVKDHGEPALTATATVLLSLEDSGQAPMASSRALYGAAGAETALVDVNVYLIIAICAVSSLLVLTLLLYTALRCSAPPSEGACGLGKPRLLCSNAVESWSYSQERRQRVCSGEGPPKTDLMAFSPSLPQGPISTDTVSLKNLIEIFRYVLLLLLLSRFSRVRLCATP from the coding sequence ATGCTTCTCGTAGCCTGGGAGTCGGGGAGCGGCCAGGTCCACTACTCGGTTCCCGAGGAGGCCAAACACGGCACCTTCGTGGGCCGCATCGCCCAGGACCTGGGACTGGAGCTGGTAGAGCTGGTGCCTCGCCTCTTCCGGATTGCATCCAAAGGCCGCAGAGACCTTCTGGAGGTAAATCTGCAGAATGGCATTTTGTTTGTGAATTCTCGGATCGACCGGGAGGAGCTGTGCGGGCGGAGAGCGGAATGCAGCATCCACCTGGAGGTGATCGTGGACCGGCCGCTGCAGGTGTTCCATGTGGAGGTGGAGGTGAAGGACATTAACGACAACCCGCCAAGGTTCTTGCGACAAGAACAAACACTATTTATACTAGAGTCAAGAAGAGCGGATTCCCGGTTTCCGCTAGAGGGCGCGTCTGATATGGATATCGGAAGAAACGCAGAATTGAGATACAAGTTACAAGCAAATGAGTATTTTGACTTGGATGTTAAAACAAACGAAGAGGAAACAAACTTTTTAGAACTAGTTTTGAAGAAACCAGTAGATAGGGAAGAAACACAAGAACATCGTTTATTGCTGATTGCAATTGATGGAGGAAAACCTGAACTAACAGGTACAGTTCAGTTATTGATCTATGTTTTGGATGCGAATGATAATGCTCCAGAATTTGATAAATCAGTTTATAATGTCAGATTACTGGAAAATGCACCGAATGGGACACTAGTTATAAAACTGAACGCCTCAGATGCAGATGAGGGTATTAATAAGGAAATAATGTATCTCTTTAACAACCTTGTTCTTGACAATGTAAAATCTAAATTTGCGATCAATTCTAATAGTGGGGAAATAACAGTTACAGGAAAACTGGATTACGAAGACTgtaatttatatgaaattaatATTGATGCTGTTGATAAAAGTTCATTCCCATTAACTGGACACTGCAAAGTAatagtgaaattgctggatgaAAATGATAATATCCCAGAGATGGTCATAACCTCCCTATCTCTGCCTGTGCAAGAGGACGCTCCACTGGGCACCGTCATTGCCCTGATCAGTCTATCAGACCTCGACTCTGGTGCCAACGGACAGGTCACCTGCTCTGTGACGCCTGATGTTCCTTTTAAGCTGGTGTCCACTTTCAAAAATTACTATTCATTGGTGCTGGACAGCGACTTGGATCGTGAGCGCCTGGCGAACTATGATGTGGTGCTGACTGCGAGAGATGGGGGCTCGCCTGCCTTGTCCACCACGACCAGCGTGTCCGTGGAGGTAGCCGACGTGAACGACAATGCACCCGCGTTCACGCAGCCAGAGTACACCGTATTCGTGAAGGAGAACAACCCGCCAGGCTGCCACATCTTCACCGTGTCGGCGCGAGACGCCGACGCGCAGGAGAACGCGCTGGTGTCCTACTCACTGGTGGAGCGACGCGTGGGCGAGCGCGCGCTGTCGAGCTACGTGTCGGTGCACGCGGAGAGCGGCAAGGTGTACGCGCTGCAGCCGCTAGACCACGAGGAGCTGGAGCTGCTGCAGTTCCAGGTGAGCGCGCGCGACGCGGGCGTGCCGCCCCTGGGCAGCAACGTGACGCTGCAGGTGTTCGTGCTGGACGAGAACGACAACGCGCCCGCGCTGCTGCCGCCCGGGTCAGGCAGAGGACCCAGCGCGCTGAGCCAGGTGGTGTCGAGGTCCGTGGGCGCGGGCCACGTGGTGGCGAAGGTGCGCGCGGTGGACGCGGATTCGGGCTACAACGCGTGGCTGTCGTACGAGCTGCAGCCGGTGGGGGGTGGCGCAAGTAGCCCGTTCCGCGTGGGGCTATACACTGGCGAGATCAGCACGACGCGCGCCCTAGACGAGGCGGACACGCCGCGCCAGCGCCTGCTGGTGCTGGTGAAGGACCACGGCGAGCCGGCGCTGACGGCCACGGCCACCGTGCTGCTATCGCTGGAGGACAGCGGCCAGGCGCCCATGGCCTCTTCGCGGGCGTTGTATGGTGCAGCTGGCGCAGAGACGGCGTTAGTGGATGTGAACGTGTATCTGATCATCGCCATCTGCGCGGTATCCAGCCTGTTGGTGCTCACGCTACTGCTGTACACGGCGCTGCGGTGCTCGGCGCCGCCTAGCGAGGGCGCGTGTGGACTCGGGAAGCCCAGGCTGCTGTGCTCCAACGCAGTGGAGAGCTGGTCTTACTCTCAGGAGAGGCGACAGAGGGTGTGCTCTGGGGAGGGGCCGCCCAAGACCGACCTTATGGCCTTCAGTCCTAGCCTGCCTCAGGGTCCCATCTCTACGGACACAGTGAGTCTCAAAAACCTTATAGAAATTTTTcgttatgtgctgctgctgctactgctaagtcgcttcagtcgtgtccgactctgtgcgaccccatag
- the LOC129629741 gene encoding protocadherin alpha-6-like — MEINQQVFEMVITSEGRLRSRCLMLSLLLLAAWEAGSGQVHYSVPEEAKHGTFVGRIAQDLGLELAELVPRLFRVASKGRGDLLEVNLQNGILFVNSRIDREELCGRSVECSIHLEVIVDRPLQVFHVEVEVKDINDNPPVFPVKEQRVLISESRLPDSLFPLEGASDADVGSNSILTYRLTSNENFALDVKTNSDDSTQIGLMLRKSLDREEVPEHNLLLMATDQGKPELTGTVQLLITVLDVNDNAPSFGQSEYEVKIFENSDNGTIVIRVNASDRDEGANGEISYSFNNLVPATVSNQFRIDANTGEIVIQGNLDFENMNLYKIRIEATDKGHPPMAGHCTVLVKVLDKNDNVPQIALTSLSLPVREDAQLGTVIALISVSDLDSGPNGQVTCSLTPYVPFKLVSTFKNYYSLVLDSPVDRENVANYEVVVTARDGGSPSLSATASMSVEVADVNDNAPAFAQPEYTVFVKENNPPGCHIFTVSARDADAQENALVSYSLVERRVGERALSSYVSVHAESGKVYALQPLDHEELELLQFQVSARDAGVPPLGSNVTLQVFVLDENDNAPALLPPGSGGGPHAVSQVVSRSVGTGHVVAKVRAVDSDSGYNAWLSYELQPAAGGASSPFRVGLYTGEISTTRALDEADAPRQRLLVLVKDHGEPALTATATVLLSLEDSGQAPKASSRALSGEAGTETAFVDVNVYLIIAICAVSSLLVLTLLLYMALRCSAPPSEGACGPVKPRLVCSSAVGSWSFSQERRQRVCSGQGPPKTDLMAFSPSLPACPVVADMGEHQDLKDDCLSKVSLSFHN; from the coding sequence ATGGAAATAAACCAGCAAGTATTTGAAATGGTTATTACATCTGAAGGTCGACTGAGATCCCGGTGTTTGATGCTCTCGCTTCTGCTTCTTGCAGCCTGGGAAGCAGGGAGCGGCCAGGTCCACTACTCGGTCCCGGAGGAGGCCAAACACGGCACCTTCGTGGGTCGCATTGCCCAGGACCTGGGACTGGAGCTGGCGGAACTGGTTCCCCGCCTGTTTCGGGTGGCATCCAAAGGCCGCGGGGACCTTCTGGAGGTAAATCTGCAGAATGGCATTTTGTTTGTGAATTCTCGGATCGACCGGGAAGAGCTGTGCGGACGGAGCGTGGAGTGCAGCATCCACCTGGAGGTGATCGTGGACCGGCCGCTGCAGGTGTTCCATGTAGAGGTGGAGGTGAAGGACATTAACGACAACCCGCCTGTGTTCCCGGTAAAGGAACAAAGAGTGTTGATTTCCGAATCTAGGCTGCCAGACTCTTTGTTTCCACTAGAGGGCGCATCGGATGCAGATGTGGGGTCAAATTCTATTTTAACCTACAGACTCACTTCCAACGAAAATTTCGCACTGGATGTGAAAACAAACAGTGATGACAGTACACAAATTGGGCTCATGTTAAGGAAATCCTTGGACAGAGAGGAAGTGCCCGAACATAACTTACTCCTCATGGCCACTGACCAAGGCAAACCTGAGCTCACTGGCACTGTTCAGCTGCTGATTACTGTACTGGATGTGAATGACAATGCTCCCAGTTTTGGACAATCTGAATACGAAGTAAAAATCTTTGAAAACTCAGATAACGGAACAATAGTTATCCGAGTGAATGCTTCTGATAGGGATGAAGGAGCGAATGGGGAAATATCATATTCTTTTAATAATCTTGTTCCAGCCACTGTTAGTAACCAGTTTAGAATAGATGCGAATACTGGAGAAATAGTTATTCAAGGGAACTTAGattttgaaaatatgaatttatacAAAATCCGTATTGAAGCGACGGACAAAGGCCACCCTCCCATGGCTGGTCATTGCACCGTTTTAGTGAAAGTCTTGGATAAAAATGATAACGTCCCTCAGATTGCTTTGACTTCCTTATCCTTGCCCGTCCGAGAGGATGCTCAATTAGGTACTGTCATAGCCCTAATTAGCGTGTCCGATCTGGACTCAGGTCCCAATGGGCAGGTGACCTGCTCTCTGACGCCCTATGTTCCCTTCAAACTGGTGTCCACCTTCAAGAATTACTATTCACTAGTGCTGGATAGCCCCGTGGACCGAGAAAACGTGGCTAACTATGAAGTGGTTGTGACTGCGAGGGACGGAGGCTCGCCTTCGCTGTCGGCAACGGCCAGCATGTCCGTGGAGGTGGCCGACGTGAACGACAATGCTCCCGCATTCGCGCAGCCTGAGTACACGGTGTTCGTGAAGGAGAACAACCCGCCCGGCTGCCACATCTTCACCGTGTCGGCGCGAGACGCCGACGCGCAGGAGAACGCGCTGGTGTCCTACTCGCTGGTGGAGCGGAGGGTGGGCGAGCGCGCGCTGTCGAGCTACGTGTCGGTGCACGCGGAGAGCGGCAAGGTGTACGCGCTGCAGCCGCTGGACCACGAGGAGCTGGAGCTGCTGCAGTTCCAGGTGAGCGCGCGCGACGCGGGCGTGCCGCCCCTGGGCAGCAACGTGACGCTGCAGGTGTTCGTGCTGGACGAGAACGACAACGCGCCCGCGCTGCTGCCGCCCGGGTCTGGCGGAGGACCCCACGCTGTGAGCCAGGTGGTGTCGAGGTCCGTGGGCACGGGCCACGTGGTGGCAAAGGTGCGCGCTGTGGACTCTGACTCGGGCTACAACGCGTGGCTGTCGTACGAGCTGCAGCCGGCGGCGGGTGGCGCAAGCAGCCCGTTCCGCGTGGGGCTGTACACCGGCGAGATTAGCACCACGCGCGCCCTGGACGAGGCGGACGCGCCGCGCCAGCGCCTGCTGGTGCTGGTGAAGGATCACGGCGAGCCGGCGCTGACGGCCACCGCCACCGTGCTGCTGTCGCTGGAAGACAGCGGCCAGGCGCCCAAGGCCTCTTCGCGGGCGTTGTCTGGTGAAGCTGGCACAGAAACGGCGTTCGTGGATGTGAATGTGTACCTGATCATCGCCATCTGCGCGGTGTCCAGCCTGTTGGTGCTTACACTGCTGCTGTACATGGCGCTGCGGTGCTCGGCGCCGCCCAGCGAGGGCGCGTGCGGGCCGGTGAAGCCCAGGCTGGTGTGCTCCAGCGCGGTGGGGAGCTGGTCTTTCTCTCAGGAGAGGCGGCAGAGGGTGTGCTCTGGGCAGGGGCCGCCCAAGACCGACCTCATGGCCTTCAGTCCCAGCCTACCAGCCTGTCCAGTAGTGGCGGATATGGGCGAGCATCAGGATTTAAAGGATGACTGTCTTTCCAAAGTAAGTCTGAGTTTTCATAATTAa
- the LOC129629839 gene encoding protocadherin alpha-7-like: MYSNLGDLGNRQLLLYFIILSIWKTASGQVRYSVLEEAKHGTFVGRIAQDLGLELEELVPRLFRVASKDLGDLLEVNLQNGILFVNSRIDREELCGRSAECSIHLEVIVDRPLQVFHVEVEVKDINDNPPVFLGTQKNLFIAESRPLDSRFPLEGASDADIGENALLTYRLSSSEYFSLEVPTTDQQVKPLSLVLRKPLDREESPELHLVLTATDRGKPELTGTVQLLINVLDVNDNTPVFDRTLYAVKLAENVPNGTLVIKLNASDVDEGLNADIIYSFSSDASPDIKFKFYIDPVSGEITVTGHIDFEERKTYKIRVEATDKGYPPLTGHCTVLVEVLDANDNPPVLTVTSLSLPISENAQPGTVITLINVSDRDSGANGQVTCSLTPHVPFKLVSTFKNYYSLVLDSALDRESVANYEVVVTARDGGSPSLSATASVSVEVADVNDNAPTFAQPEYTVFVKENNPPGCHIFTVSAQDADAQENALVSYSLVERRVGERALSSYVSVHAESGKVYALQPLDHEELELLQFQVSARDAGVPPLGSNVTLQVFVLDENDNAPALLPPGSGGGPSALSQVVSRSVGAGHVVAKVRAVDADSGYNAWLSYELQPAAGGASSPFRMGLYTGEISTTRALDEADAPRQHLLVLVKDHGEPALTATATVLLSLEDSGQAPKASSRALSGAAGAETALVDVNVYLIIGICAVSSLLVLTLLLYTALRCSAPPSEGACGPVKPRLVCSSAVESWSYSQERRQRVCSGEGPPKTDLMAFSPSLPPFPGAEAIGKQQDLNVDHCTEATAIFEA; this comes from the exons ATGTACTCAAATCTAGGTGACTTGGGGAACCGGCAGCTACtgctatattttataattctctCGATCTGGAAGACAGCAAGTGGCCAGGTCCGCTACTCGGTCTTGGAAGAAGCCAAACACGGCACCTTCGTGGGCCGAATCGCCCAGGACCTGGGACTGGAGTTGGAGGAGCTGGTGCCGCGCCTGTTTCGGGTGGCGTCTAAAGACCTCGGGGACCTTCTGGAGGTAAATCTGCAGAATGGCATTTTGTTTGTGAATTCTCGGATCGACCGGGAGGAGCTGTGCGGGCGGAGCGCGGAGTGCAGCATCCACTTGGAGGTGATCGTGGACCGGCCGCTGCAGGTGTTCCATGTGGAGGTGGAGGTGAAGGACATTAACGACAATCCTCCTGTATTCCTGGGGACACAAAAGAATCTGTTTATCGCTGAATCCAGGCCGCTTGACTCTCGGTTTCCACTAGAGGGCGCCTCCGACGCAGATATCGGGGAGAACGCTCTGTTGACTTACAGGCTGAGCTCCAGTGAGTACTTCTCTCTGGAGGTACCAACCACCGACCAACAGGTAAAACCTCTCAGTCTTGTGTTACGCAAACCTTTAGACAGGGAAGAATCTCCGGAACTTCATTTAGTGCTCACGGCCACTGACAGAGGCAAACCTGAGCTGACTGGCACCGTTCAGTTACTCATCAATGTGCTAGACGTCAATGACAACACTCCAGTTTTTGATAGAACACTCTATGCTGTGAAATTAGCAGAAAACGTCCCTAATGGAACGTTGGTAATTAAACTTAACGCCTCAGATGTAGACGAAGGCTTGAATGCggatattatttattcattctctaGTGATGCTTCTCCTGATATAAAATTTAAGTTCTACATAGACCCTGTAAGTGGGGAAATTACAGTTACAGGACACATcgattttgaagaaagaaaaacctaCAAAATCCGAGTAGAGGCGACTGATAAAGGCTACCCACCCCTGACTGGTCACTGTACAGTTCTCGTGGAAGTTTTGGACGCTAATGACAATCCTCCAGTGTTGACAGTCACTTCCCTGTCCCTTCCTATCTCAGAGAATGCTCAGCCAGGCACAGTTATCACCTTGATTAACGTGTCTGACCGAGATTCTGGAGCAAATGGACAGGTGACCTGTTCTCTGACGCCTCATGTCCCCTTCAAGCTAGTGTCCACCTTCAAGAATTACTATTCGCTGGTCCTGGATAGTGCCTTGGATCGTGAGAGCGTAGCGAACTATGAAGTAGTAGTGACTGCGAGGGATGGGGGCTCGCCTTCACTGTCGGCCACGGCCAGCGTGTCCGTGGAGGTGGCTGACGTGAACGACAACGCGCCCACGTTCGCGCAGCCCGAGTACACGGTGTTCGTGAAGGAGAACAACCCGCCCGGCTGCCACATCTTCACCGTGTCGGCGCAAGACGCGGACGCTCAGGAGAACGCACTGGTGTCCTACTCGCTGGTGGAGCGACGGGTGGGCGAGCGCGCGCTGTCGAGCTACGTGTCGGTGCACGCAGAGAGCGGCAAGGTGTACGCGCTGCAGCCGCTGGACCACGAGGAGCTGGAGCTGCTGCAGTTCCAGGTGAGCGCGCGCGACGCGGGCGTGCCGCCCCTGGGCAGCAACGTGACGCTGCAGGTGTTCGTGCTGGACGAGAACGACAACGCGCCCGCGCTGCTGCCGCCCGGGTCTGGCGGAGGACCCAGCGCGCTGAGCCAAGTGGTGTCGAGGTCCGTGGGCGCGGGCCACGTGGTGGCGAAGGTGCGCGCGGTGGACGCAGACTCGGGCTACAACGCGTGGCTGTCGTACGAGCTGCAGCCGGCGGCGGGTGGCGCAAGCAGCCCGTTCCGCATGGGGCTGTACACCGGCGAGATTAGCACCACGCGCGCCCTGGACGAGGCGGACGCGCCGCGCCAGCACCTGCTGGTGCTGGTGAAGGACCACGGCGAGCCGGCGCTGACGGCCACGGCTACCGTGCTGCTGTCGCTGGAGGACAGCGGCCAGGCGCCCAAGGCCTCTTCGCGGGCGTTGTCTGGTGCAGCCGGCGCAGAGACGGCGTTAGTGGATGTGAACGTGTACCTGATCATCGGCATCTGCGCGGTGTCCAGCCTGTTGGTGCTCACGCTGCTGCTGTACACGGCGCTGCGGTGCTCGGCGCCGCCCAGCGAGGGCGCGTGCGGGCCGGTGAAGCCCAGGCTGGTGTGCTCCAGCGCGGTGGAGAGCTGGTCTTACTCGCAGGAGAGGCGACAGAGGGTGTGCTCTGGGGAGGGGCCGCCCAAGACCGACCTCATGGCCTTCAGCCCCAGCCTGCCTCCATTCCCAGGTGCTGAAGCCATAGGCAAACAGCAAGACTTAAATGTTGATCATTGCACGGAA GCGACAGCCATCTTTGAGGCTTAG